The nucleotide window GAGGCGTTCGGCGCGGGGCTGACGATCGGCCCGATCACGCTCGACAACGGCTACGAGGTCGCGGGCATTATCCTGGCCGTCATCTTCACGCTTTGCTTTTTCATTTCCATCTCGCTGGTGCGCGAAACGGAGTGGAGCGCGTCGAAGGCGGTGCCGTTCAAGTTCCTTCAGGCGATGATCGAATCGATCAAGAACCCGGCGTTTCCGCCCTACGTCATCTCCGTCTCGTTCCTGCGCCTGGGGATCGACATCGTCGTCGCGCTGATCCCGTTCATGGTCATCAACGTCATGGGATTCGGCGAGGGCCTCGCGGGCGGGTTGCAGGGCGTCATCGTCATCGCCGCGGCCGTTCTGTTTCCGCTTGTCTCGAAACTCGCGGCCAGGCACGGAAAAAAGAAGATCTTCTCCATCGGCCTCGCCGGCTTCGGGTTCGGGCTCGTGATGCTCTCGTCGTTTTATCACGCGCCGTTCATCGGCTGGATCGTGTCCTTCGTGGCGAGCCTGTTCGGCGCTCCGCTCTCGAATTCATGGATCATGTTCGCGCATTGCCTGGGCGTCATGTTCCTCATCTCGTTCCCCATCGCGACCGCGCTCGTTTTGCCGCGCCCGATCTATGCCGACGTCATGGACCACGACGAGAAGCTCACCGGCTACCGGCGCGAGGCCATGTACAACGGCATGGAAGGGCTGATCACCAAGTTCGCCGCGGGAATGGCCGCCTTCATCGTGCCGCTGCTCAACCAATACCTCGGCATCACCGCCGAGCGCCCGTGGGGCGGCGTCGCCGGCGGTCTCATCGGCGGCGTCATGCTGTTTCTCGCGTGGTGGGCGTTCAAATATTACCGGATCGAGACGTAGTCGAGAGGCGCACCGCAT belongs to bacterium and includes:
- a CDS encoding MFS transporter gives rise to the protein MTDGDVRPELDHENGRKLSFAEMFTYSFGELGVSLSPAIVAGWLIYFYTGRMADAGSAAVPMTGIVLTQQAPMFLVSAWGIAFLGLFGRLVDSIADPLVGYYSDKWRFKRGRRIPWVLWGTPLLALFSILIWMPPESGGIGTVWFNVGPLAVTPNFLWIAFMLSGFWFFYTVVVAPYLALLPEITPFNRERIRVSEAMAYQDVVAMVIGTIGLGAILEAFGAGLTIGPITLDNGYEVAGIILAVIFTLCFFISISLVRETEWSASKAVPFKFLQAMIESIKNPAFPPYVISVSFLRLGIDIVVALIPFMVINVMGFGEGLAGGLQGVIVIAAAVLFPLVSKLAARHGKKKIFSIGLAGFGFGLVMLSSFYHAPFIGWIVSFVASLFGAPLSNSWIMFAHCLGVMFLISFPIATALVLPRPIYADVMDHDEKLTGYRREAMYNGMEGLITKFAAGMAAFIVPLLNQYLGITAERPWGGVAGGLIGGVMLFLAWWAFKYYRIET